Genomic window (Streptosporangium brasiliense):
CGATCCCGATCTGCCTGCTGATCGGCGGGCTGGTCGGCGCCTTCAACGGCTTCCTGATCATGCGCTTCCAGCTCTCGGCCTTCATTGTCACCCTGGCCATGATGATCGTCGTCCACGGCCTCCAGCTCGGACTCACCCAGGGCAAGAGCCTGTTCGAGCTGCCCGAGTCGTTCCTCTACCTCGGCAGCGCCATCTGGCTGGGTGTCCCGGTGTCCATCTGGATCACCGGCCTGCTCTTCGCCGTGGCCATCGCCGCGCTCGGCTACTTCCGGGCCGGCCGCTCGCTCTACGCCATCGGCGGCAACGCCGACGCCGCCCGCGCGGCGGGCATCCGGGTCGAGCGGGTCGTCTGGGTCGTCTTCGTCGTCGGCGGTGTGGTCGCCGCGCTCGCCGGAGTGCTGGAGACCGGCCGCCTGGGCGGCATCAGCGCCAACCAGGGCGTCGGCTGGATCTTCATGGCCTTCGCCGCCGCGGTCATCGGCGGGGTCAGCATGGACGGCGGCAAGGGCACGATCCTGGGCGCCCTCACCGGTGTCCTGGTGATCGGCCTGGTGGAGAACATCCTGACGCTGAAGGGCGTCCCCGGCGAGTGGAAGCAGCTGGTCTACGGTTCGATCATCCTGATCGCCCTGATGATCAGCCGCCTCGCCGGCGGCAAGGCGCAGGATTGACGGCGACCGCCCCCCTTCCCGGGCGTCCACGGTCCTCCGGGTCCGTACGGCGGGACACGGAACCGACCACCACCACCCTCCTTCCGAGGGACTACGGCAAGGCGCAGGATTGACGGTCATGACCTTCTCCGTGAGCAAGTACGGCTTCGGTGCCGCTCCGATCGGCAACCTGTTCACCGCCGTGAGCGACGCCGAGGCCCGGGCGGCGGTGGACGCCGCCTACGACGCCGGGTTCCGCCTGTTCGACACCGCGCCCCACTACGGGCTCGGCCTGTCGGAGCGGCGGCTCGGCGCGGCCCTGGCCGGGCGGCCCCGCGACTCCTACACCCTGTCCACCAAGGTCGGCCGCCTGCTCGTGCCGTCCACCGGCGACGGTCCCGTGGGCCGGGACGGCCAGGGCTTCGACGTCCCCGCCGACCTGCGCCGGGTGTGGGACTTCTCGCGGGACGGGGTCCGGCGGTCGCTGGAGGAGAGCCTGGTCCGGCTCGGCCTCGACACGGTCGACGTCGTGCTGATCCACGACCCCGACGACCACTGGGAGCAGGCCGTCTCCGAGGCGTACCCGGCCCTGGCCGAGCTGCGCGACCAGGGGGTCGTCAAGGCCGTCGGGGTCGGCATGAACCAGGCGGAGATGCTCACCCGCTTCGTCCGCGAGACCGGCGTGGACATGGTCATGTTGGCCGGCCGCCACACCCTCCTCGACCAGTCGGGAGCCGAGGAGCTGCTGCCGCTGTGCGACGAGCGCGGTGTCTCGGTGGTCGCCGCCGGGGTGTTCAACAGCGGCCTGCTGGCCACCCACGACCCGTCGGGCACCTACGACTACGCCCCGGCCCCCGAGCCGCTGCTGGCCCGTGCCCGCCGCGTCGCGGCCGTGTGCGAGCGCCACGGCGTCACCCTGCCCCAGGCGGCGCTGGCCTTCCCGCTGCGCCATCCGGCGGTCGCCTCGGTGGTCGTCGGCGCGAGGTCCGCCGCCGAGGTCACCCGCAACGCCGGCCTCGTCGCGGAGCCCGTCCCGGAGGACCTCTGGGCCGAGCTCGCGGCCGAAGGGCTGATCGCCTGAGCGGTCCCGCTCCCGCGGGGAGCGGCTGGGTCCCCGCCGCTCATCGCGCGCCGCGGGGCGGGCGGAGCGGGTGAAAAGGCACGGGCGGGGCAGCGGGGGCGGGGGTCAGTAGCCGCCGAACCAGCCGGGGATGTCGAGCCGGAAGACCTCCGACGGCGTGACCTTGCGCAGGTCGGTCTCCAGCGCGCGCAGGCGCTCCTCCCCGAGCGCCTCCGCCCAGCGGGCCCGCAGGTCGTCGAAGATGCGCGCCGACCGGACGAGGGAGTCGACACCGCGCTGGGTGAGCCGGATGACCTTGCGCCGCGCGTCACGCGGGTCGGAGCCGCGCTCCACGTAGCCGAGCTGCTCCAGGGAGTCGATGGTCTTGCCCGCCGCCTGCTTGGAGATCCCCAGCCGGCGGCCGAGCTCGGCGGCCGTGGTGCCCTCGGGGCCGATCGCCTGGAAGACGAAGCCGTGCATCGGCCGCAGGTCGGGGTGCCCCTGGCGGGCGAGTTCGGCGTGGACTCCGTCGATGAGGACGCGGAAGCCGAGGAACAGCCGTAGCGGCAGCTCGAAACCCGGCGGGTCACTTGGCACGTCGGACCACCTGGCTCGCTGATTCCGGCAACTGGGTTGTCCAATTTAGGAGATTATCCGCCGCCTGTCATCCGCCACGCCGGGAGCCGCCGGCCAGGCCGGACAGACCGGACAGGCCGAGACGCGCCGTGACACTCGGAGACGCGCCGTGAAGCGCGGTGACGTGCCGCGAAGCGCCGAGACAGGCCGGACAGGCGTGACACTCGGAGACGCGCCGAGAAGCGCGGAGACGTGCGGTCACCGCCCTAGCCGACCGGCCCGGCCCAGCGCTCCACCCGGCAGTCCCGCTTGATCAGGAAGGCGCGCTTGAACGTGCGGAGCATCATGGCCGTCTCGACGGCCATGATGCCCGGCAGCCCGCCGATCTCGCGCAGGAACTCGTACAGCTCCGGCCGGCCGGGCAGGGCGACCTGCGCCACCAACTGGTGGTCGCCGGCCACGGCCATGGCGAACCTGACCTCCGGGCGGGCGGCCAGCGCGCGCCCCACCGCGTCCACCTCGTCGCCGGCCACCCGCAGCCAGAGCACGGCCTCGGCCGGCAGCCCCAGGCACGCGGGCTCGATCTCGGCGCGGATGCGCAGGACGCCCCTGCGGAGCAGGGCGTCCAGGCGGCGGCGGGCGGTCGACTCGCTGATCCCGGCGGCCAGCGCGACCTCGGCATGGGTGGCGCGGCCGTCGGTGACCACCGCCGCGATGATCCGCTCGTCGTCGGCGGAGGGTTCCTCGCCCGGGCGCGGGGAGCGCTCCGGCGGGGCGTGCCACTGCTCGCGCAGCCCCTCGGCCTCCTGCGGGGTGAGCACGCCCAGATGCCAGTCGAGGGGCGTGCTGAAGTATTTCAACGCCGGATACGCGGTGC
Coding sequences:
- a CDS encoding Lrp/AsnC family transcriptional regulator, with protein sequence MQPLDGADLRVVAALQVNGRATWDRIGRVLREPTRNVARRAGRLMESGVLSVIGLVDDRRLDSALLRVRCRPGSAVEVGTALAELPQTRSVTLLSGPVDCAAELSAADDTLVDLLLRDIPAIDGVLGSTAYPALKYFSTPLDWHLGVLTPQEAEGLREQWHAPPERSPRPGEEPSADDERIIAAVVTDGRATHAEVALAAGISESTARRRLDALLRRGVLRIRAEIEPACLGLPAEAVLWLRVAGDEVDAVGRALAARPEVRFAMAVAGDHQLVAQVALPGRPELYEFLREIGGLPGIMAVETAMMLRTFKRAFLIKRDCRVERWAGPVG
- a CDS encoding aldo/keto reductase; translated protein: MTFSVSKYGFGAAPIGNLFTAVSDAEARAAVDAAYDAGFRLFDTAPHYGLGLSERRLGAALAGRPRDSYTLSTKVGRLLVPSTGDGPVGRDGQGFDVPADLRRVWDFSRDGVRRSLEESLVRLGLDTVDVVLIHDPDDHWEQAVSEAYPALAELRDQGVVKAVGVGMNQAEMLTRFVRETGVDMVMLAGRHTLLDQSGAEELLPLCDERGVSVVAAGVFNSGLLATHDPSGTYDYAPAPEPLLARARRVAAVCERHGVTLPQAALAFPLRHPAVASVVVGARSAAEVTRNAGLVAEPVPEDLWAELAAEGLIA
- a CDS encoding ABC transporter permease, encoding MTTTKTTPVATAPAPGRRIQLGRFRDLTLVPVIVVLLIAGSFVDPIFLTPGNLTNVLQQQSALALVVLAEALILIAGKFDLSLESTVGMAPAVGVMLVIPVAAGGFGLELPGILAIPICLLIGGLVGAFNGFLIMRFQLSAFIVTLAMMIVVHGLQLGLTQGKSLFELPESFLYLGSAIWLGVPVSIWITGLLFAVAIAALGYFRAGRSLYAIGGNADAARAAGIRVERVVWVVFVVGGVVAALAGVLETGRLGGISANQGVGWIFMAFAAAVIGGVSMDGGKGTILGALTGVLVIGLVENILTLKGVPGEWKQLVYGSIILIALMISRLAGGKAQD
- a CDS encoding MarR family winged helix-turn-helix transcriptional regulator → MPSDPPGFELPLRLFLGFRVLIDGVHAELARQGHPDLRPMHGFVFQAIGPEGTTAAELGRRLGISKQAAGKTIDSLEQLGYVERGSDPRDARRKVIRLTQRGVDSLVRSARIFDDLRARWAEALGEERLRALETDLRKVTPSEVFRLDIPGWFGGY